A window of the Gossypium arboreum isolate Shixiya-1 chromosome 2, ASM2569848v2, whole genome shotgun sequence genome harbors these coding sequences:
- the LOC108452082 gene encoding uncharacterized protein LOC108452082 has product MGRISIAYIHEGKWPPGSVDIHIIQKSLRKAVFVAILLIPFACIFLSLKEISATLILWRFQLSGLLVILLLLLWNPVHKESVIIMPAFGVQLETHYTSGRIIRRFIPAGEILKPVLLECVTPVTCYWSLSLLVRGKEELVLVFKELHPPMKMLLPIWKALCASIDNKEGPDTCGEGEGG; this is encoded by the exons ATGGGGAGGATCTCAATAGCTTATATACATGAGGGTAAATGGCCTCCTGGGTCAGTTGATATTCACATCATCCAAAAGAGTCTTCGAAAGGCTGTCTTTGTAGCTATTCTCCTTATACCATTTGCCTGCATTTTCCTATCTCTCAAG gaaatttcagccactcttaTTTTGTGGAGATTTCAGCTAAGTGGACTTCttgtcatattattattattgctttGGAACCCTGTTCACAAAG AGTCTGTCATCATAATGCCAGCCTTTGGAGTTCAGCTTGAAACCCACTATACGAG TGGAAGAATCATCCGCAGATTCATTCCTGCCGGTGAGATTTTGAAACCTGTATTATTAGAATGTGTTACCCCCGTAACTTGTTACTGGAGCCTCTCTTTACTTGTGCGTGGGAAGGAAGAGCTAGtgttggtgttcaag GAGCTACACCCTCCAATGAAGATGTTGCTTCCCATATGGAAGGCCTTGTGTGCTAGCATTGACAACAAAGAAGGTCCAGACACATGTGGGGAAGGTGAAGGTGGCTGA